The sequence GATATCAGATCCGCGGACTTTATTCTTAAAGGAGACATCGCATGGGTAGCAGCAAGGCCGAAAGAGTGTTCCTCGTCGCCCTGGTGACGCTCGCCGTTGCCGCCATCGGTGCCGTCTGCCTGCACTCCCTCGAGGAAATCCATTACCTCAAGTCCTTCTTCCCGCCCGCCTTCACCGTTCAGGAAGCCTTCTACGCCAGCGCGATCGAGCTGATTAAAATCCTGATCATCGCCCTGCCGCTATTGTTGATTATAGCCGTCAGCCTCCTTTTTCTGCGGCAACGGGACAACGCCAAAACCAAAGAGGCGGGAACAGCGGCTACGCCCCGGAAAGGCTCCTGACGGTGCAGGAGTGCTATAATCATGGGCAGATGGAGCACCTGACCGGTGCCCCATCCCTCTGGCGGCACAGGCGTAGAGAGAAGGCATGAAACTCCGCGGGAAGCTCCTGATTCTCTTGCTGGTCATCGCCCTGGTGCCGCTTCTGCTGAGCGCGCTGCTGCACCAGGTCACCATGCGTCGACTGGGCACCAACCTGACGACGGACGCCCGCAAGGTCCTGGAGGAAAGGGCATACCAGTTCCTGCAGGGACGGGTGAACGACTTCGGCGTCGCACTGAGGCGGAACCAGGAAACCCTGAGGCTGGCTCTTGAGTTTCAAGCCCGTGAGATCGAATGGCGACTGGCCGCGGAAAAGCCCCGGTCCATCCCGGGTTTCCACCGGGAACAGGCCATCATCCTGATCCGCGACGCCGACCCGCAGGCCGCGGCCGGCGACGTCGCCCGCCTCTCCAGCCTGCCCGAAACCTACCGGCGCATCCAGCATATCCTCCCATCCCTCCTCTACCGGCAGCATACGGCACTGGAATCGGGCGTCTACAGCAGCTACCCCTGGCAGGCCAATTACCCGTTCGACCAGGACCCGCGCAAGCAGCCCTGGTACTTTCAGGCTCGTGCCCGGGAGGGTCTGTCCCGGGAGGTGGTCGCCGATGCCATGACCGGAAAGCCGCTGTTGACGATATCCCTGCCGGTACATCACCCTGACGGTTCCTTCGCCGGGGTGACCGCCATCGACGTGGCCTATGATAGCCTGTTCGCCGACTGGCGACGGCCTGAACGGTGGGCTGGCCAGGCTGAATCGTTGGTGGTGACTCTCCACCGCACGGAGGATCACCAGGCTGGAATCGAAATTCTTCTCCGGGAGAGTCTGCCGGGGACGGATGAAGACTGGAAAATCCCGCCGACTCGAGAGTTCCTCGATTCGGCGAGCCGGGAAGAACTGGCAGCCCTCCAGAGCGACGTCAGAGCCGGCCGGGCCGGGATCAGGAAAATGGACTGGCACGGCCGCGCGGCCCTGATGGCCTACAGCCCCGGAATGGCCGGCGAACCTTTTCCCCTGGTGATTGTCCCGGTCGAGTTGCTCCTGGCTCCTGTAGAACAGGCCGAAGCCTATTTCGGCGAACAGATCCGTAAGGGGCTGGCGCTTTACGCCTATCTCCTGCTGGCGGTGGTCGTCTGGGTGGTCGTGACCGCCTTTTTCCGGGCCGGATCGGTCACCCGGCCGGTGGCCAGTCTCGCCGAGGCGGCCGACCGCCTGGCGAAAGAGGATTTCAAGACCAAGGTCGATATCCGCACAGGGGACGAACTGCAGGCCCTGGGCGAGACCTTCAACCGGATGGGGGATCAGCTCAAGGAACGCCTGGAGATGAAACGTTCCCTGTCCCTGGCCCGGGAAATACAGCAGATGCTCCTTCCCCTCGGTCCGCCCCGTCTGCCGGGATTCGAAATCGCCGGGCAGACCCTCTACTGCGACGAAACCGGCGGGGATTATTTCGACTTCATCGACCTTGGCCCCGGCCGGCTGGGACTGGCAGTCGGGGACGTCACCGGGCATGGCGTCGGGGCGGCCCTGTTGATGGCCACCGCCCGCGGCGTTCTCCGGTCCCAGGCCGCCCGCAGCGGGCTGACCATGGCCCAACTCTTCGGCGACCTGAACCGGCACCTGGCCGAGAACACCGCCGACACCCTGTTCATGACCCTTTTTTACGGCATCATCGACAGTGAAAACCGTACCTTCCACTGGATTTCAGCAGGGCACGGCCCGGTTTTCCAGTTCAGCCGGCAATCCGGTCAATTTGTCGAACTTCCCAGCACCGGCATTCCCCTCGGCATCATGGCGGAGGCCGCCTTCGAAGCCGGCGGTTCAAGGGTTCTGCAGAGGGGGGATATCCTGCTGGTCGGGACTGACGGCGTCTGGGAGACGGAAGGGCCGGCCGGGGAACTGTTCGGGATTGCGCGCCTGCAGCAGGCCGTCGCCGGCGCCGCCGGAGGCACGGCGGAGGAGATCCTCGTTGCCGTCATGGCGGCGGTGGCCAATTTCCGCGGCGAGCCGTCGCCGAAGGATGACCTGACCCTGATCGTGGTCAAATGCTGATGGCGACTGGCAATGACGCCTGGGATTGTGTAGACTGGGCGCTTCATTGTCCCCGATCGACCAGGAAAACGGAAACACCTGAATTGTTTAAAGATTTGGAGGAATACGGTGATCGAACGGATTGACCATCTCAACATCGTGGTAAGCGACCTCGAAAGGACCAGGGATTTCTTCTTCCTGCTCGGCTTCAGGGAAGGAATCCGCTCGGAGCTCGACGCCCGTTTTCTGGAAAAGGTCACCGGTATCCGGGGTGCCCGGGGTCTGTTCGTCGCCCTGCACCACCCCGGCTCCGGTGTGGCCATCGAGCTGCTCAAGTTCGACACCGACAACCGTCCGGCCGACGATCCCGGCCAGGCCGACCGGATCGGCTATCGCCACCTGGCTTTTGCCGTTACCGATATCGAGGAGACCGTTCGCCGCCTGCAGGAGGCCGGAGTCGAGTTCCTCAGTCCCGTCCAGACCTGGGAGAAGACCGGCAAGAAGCTGGTCTATTTCCGCGGTCCCGACGGCATCCTGCTGGAGTTGGCCGAATACCCGCGGCAGAGCTGAGAAAGCCGGCGATAATCTTCAAGTATCCGATGCGGGAGGGTTGTGTTGAAATATTTCGTGCTTATCGCCGTCGGTCTTTTTGCCCTGCTGACCCCCGCGCCGGCCGAGAGCCGCCTTGACCCCCGGCTCAAGTGGCTGACCGTCGAATCCGACCATTTTCGGATTCACTATCATGAGAGCCTGGCAGATGTCGTGCCGCACGCCGTCCGCATCGCCGAGGAAACGCACCGCCGCCTCTCCCCTGCGCTCCAATGGGCACCGTCAGCCAAAACCCATCTGGTTCTGGCCGACGTGACCGACGCCCCCAACGGCTTCAGCACTCCCTTTCCCTACAACCGAATCGTCATTTTCCTGACCCCGCCCCTGGAACAACCGTTTTCCCTGACCGATCAGGAAAACTGGCTGCGCCTGGTCATCACCCACGAATATGCCCACACCCTGCATCTCGACACGGTGCATGGACTGCCGGCATGGCTGCGCCAGGTTTTCGGCCGGGTCTATTTCCCCAACCTTCTCCAGCCGGCGTGGGGAATCGAGGGACTGGCTACCTTTTATGAGACCAGGGCGACGGCGGGAGGGCGGGGCCACTCCACTTATACCGACATGGTTCTGCGCATGGCGGTCCTGGAGGGACGATTCCCGACCCTGGCGCAGGCGGCCGTCTTTCCCGACTCCTGGCCGGCGGGTGAAACCCCCTATCTGTTCGGCGTCGAATTCTACGATTACCTGGTCGAACGCTACGGCCCCGAGCTGCCTGGCCGGCTCAGCCGGAATTACGGCGGTCGGTCGCTGCCCTTCATGGTCGACTCCACCGCCCGGCAAACTTTCGGTTTCACCTTCAAACAGGAATGGCCACTCTGGCAGGAAGTGCTGACGGAACACTACCGGGCGCAGCGGGAGAGGATCGGAGAGCCGTGGCCGACCCTCATCAGGCTCACGGAAGAAGGCTATCGAAACATTTTCCCGGCGGTATCCCCCTCCGGGGCGCTGCTGGCATATTCCTCCCAGACCGCCGATCGCGTCGCCAGCCTGATCCTGATGAATGCCGACGGCAGCGGTCGGCGTGTTCTGCTGCGCCGCCTGGTGCTCGCCGGCGGCGCCGGAATTTCCTGGCTGCCCGACGAATCGGGACTGGTCTATGCCAAGCTGGAGCGGGACCGCTACGACAATATTTTTTACGATCTCTTCCGCTATGATCTGGCTGCCGGACGGGAGTTCCGGCTCACACGGGGACTGCGGGCCGCCAGCCCGGACGCCTCCCCCGTCGGCGGCGATATTGTCTGCGTGCTCACCGCCGCCGGGCGCAGTCGCCTGGCGCTGCTCGACGGCGAGGGCGGCAACCTGCGCTACCTATCCTCCCCGGAGGACCGGCACGACTACT is a genomic window of Desulfuromonadales bacterium containing:
- a CDS encoding SpoIIE family protein phosphatase; translation: MKLRGKLLILLLVIALVPLLLSALLHQVTMRRLGTNLTTDARKVLEERAYQFLQGRVNDFGVALRRNQETLRLALEFQAREIEWRLAAEKPRSIPGFHREQAIILIRDADPQAAAGDVARLSSLPETYRRIQHILPSLLYRQHTALESGVYSSYPWQANYPFDQDPRKQPWYFQARAREGLSREVVADAMTGKPLLTISLPVHHPDGSFAGVTAIDVAYDSLFADWRRPERWAGQAESLVVTLHRTEDHQAGIEILLRESLPGTDEDWKIPPTREFLDSASREELAALQSDVRAGRAGIRKMDWHGRAALMAYSPGMAGEPFPLVIVPVELLLAPVEQAEAYFGEQIRKGLALYAYLLLAVVVWVVVTAFFRAGSVTRPVASLAEAADRLAKEDFKTKVDIRTGDELQALGETFNRMGDQLKERLEMKRSLSLAREIQQMLLPLGPPRLPGFEIAGQTLYCDETGGDYFDFIDLGPGRLGLAVGDVTGHGVGAALLMATARGVLRSQAARSGLTMAQLFGDLNRHLAENTADTLFMTLFYGIIDSENRTFHWISAGHGPVFQFSRQSGQFVELPSTGIPLGIMAEAAFEAGGSRVLQRGDILLVGTDGVWETEGPAGELFGIARLQQAVAGAAGGTAEEILVAVMAAVANFRGEPSPKDDLTLIVVKC
- a CDS encoding VOC family protein, with translation MIERIDHLNIVVSDLERTRDFFFLLGFREGIRSELDARFLEKVTGIRGARGLFVALHHPGSGVAIELLKFDTDNRPADDPGQADRIGYRHLAFAVTDIEETVRRLQEAGVEFLSPVQTWEKTGKKLVYFRGPDGILLELAEYPRQS